In Juglans regia cultivar Chandler chromosome 13, Walnut 2.0, whole genome shotgun sequence, the DNA window TGTTTACATATCACTTCCATTAAGCACCAGCAGGCTTACACTTAAAAGTacgagagacagagagagagagagagagagaagaagagatcaAAGCCATCAGGCCAGAATAAAACTTATAATCGTGTCCATTTACCTTAATTTGCTGTGACTTCACTGCGGATAGTGTTTCAATAGGTTGGAGGCCACTGTTCTCCGCTAGTGCCATGGGAATAGAATCCAAAGCATCGGCAAATGCTCTAATAGCATACTGCatagaaaatgacaaaattGTCAGCAAGACACGTTAATCAGAATGATAGGAATACCATATAAGAATATTCTATCCTAGAGGACAAGATGATCATTGCGGTGGATTAATCAGAAGGATAGAAGTACCAACAGAAACTGTCATACCTGCTCAACTCCAGGGTATCTATCTGCAGCTGCCTCTACAGCGATTGAGCATGATATCTCAGCTGATCCACCGCCATAAACAATAGAATTGTTGCGAATGAGATTCCTAGCAACACACAAGGCATCATGGATGCTGCGCTTCGTCTCCTCTACCATCATTTTGTTACCTATTACATTACCAGACACCAAAATGCATTATGATATCATCTAATGCCTTCAAGACCATTTGTCTCAGTTTTCCGCTgctttatataatcatattctCAGATAATGTAGAAAAGTGTATCAACAATTCGAAAGCGAGTAACTCCTTTGAAAATATACGTCTTAATTCAATGACTGCACACAAGTTCCCATTTGATGGTGCCAAAATGAATATGAACTAAATCACAGCTTTAATTCGGAACACCATCCGGAATGCCCCAAATATTACTTcctttttacttatcaaaaaaaaaaaattggaacaCTATCCATCCATAGAAAACAAGGAGAATTACCAATGAAGAAACGTAATAAGCTACAATTATTGATTGCAGACCTAATAAGACAAGATATTAACATACCTCCACGAACAAATATGGTTACAGCCCTCGAATTTGCACAGTGTTCAATGTACAGCATTCGATCTTTTGTTGTACCAAATGATTTTTCTCGAACCAAACCAGCCTTTAAAATTGCAAATCAAAGTTTATGTCAGGGTGAAGAAATGTAAGAAGACTAAGTTGTGTGAATCATGCAAAAAGTTTAGAAACATAGGGAATGTTTGTTTGAAAGATATTTTGAAAATCTGTTTGAGATGTattgtttattggattttgtgaaGGTAGATGggaaaatgtaaatatttttgtattgggGTTTGTGAAAGTCAATAGGTAGAATTGAAAAAGTctaaatataattgttttactTTTCACTAAATTTTAGGTAAATGTTTGGATGAAAagtttaaatagaaaatttattttcaaactttttggattgaaattgaaaaaaaaattaaaaagttttgaTTAACCAAACATAGAAATGAACTGCAAGTTGAATATCTAATGAAAAAACAAACTTTTCCGATATGATTCAGACTAGGGATAATTTTGACTTTCAAAAATGTTTACCAAAAATTGAGATCATATCAGCAAGACACAATAATATTCGTGTCTATTAGGCTtgacaaaatatatatctaGCAATACATACCAGTATCAGAGCAGTAGCAGTAGTAACAAATAAGAAATACCTTTCCTAACTTTTCTGGAGTCAACTCTTGGAACCTTGGTACAATTCTTCCACCTACAAAGACATTAATAACATTATATTCTAGTGAATACAGAAAGGAGGAAAACAGTAGaacttcataaaaaacttcTTGATAGAATCGatccaaataaataataagcaTATAAAATAAAGAGCTGAAAAGCTTAAACAAGACAAACCTGTGGCTATTGCAATCAACTCCAACTCCACACCACCAACCCATCTGACAGCAGGCAAGTTCCTGTGCATCAATAAATGATTCGCTTCATCATCAAACCCCCATTGACAGATAACCAAGGTAGCACCAACATCCTGGAATTCTCTGAGTCAGTCTTCCCATTACCCCAGAGGCATGATGACAATAAAGAAAGATATATTGTACCAAGAAAAAGCATTTCAAAGTTCCATATCATAAAACCAAAGAAAGTAGTGAAGTCATATCAGGGAAAAtaggaaaattttaaattaacaaaagaaagatacggaaaaaacataataataaacacaGGAAAAGAGAAGTGTTAGATCTACAAAGggatctcacaaaaataaactcacaaattgcaTGGTTTGATGTGATACAACATATCCACTTTACAGTAAAAAGAAGTTTACAATTTGACATACAACATTaagccacgtcagtttgtgagtttacttttgtgagattcctttgtgaataaaatatttctcttaaactATATAGTGCTATCCCACCTTGCATTTTTGAACCATGTCATCAAAATACTTCTGCTCTTGCACACGTAATGTCTGGAACTTTTCCACTGTATCAATATCAACCTTATGTTTAGTTTTTGGCTTCGGTGGCTCAAAGGGGCAAGTCAAGATAGCAATTTTTGCATCTTCAATCTTCTTTGGCATCTGTGGATGGCTCATGTCCTTGTCAACAACAATTCCATATATTAGCTCGGCATCTTCCAACTTCCCACCGACTTTTCCATCTACTTTTATTAACTCAAGGTTAACATCCTTCCTTTCTAGATCAGCCACAGCAAGAACTGCTTTAACAGCAATTTCAGCCAAACTGCGTTTGCATCGATTCACACTGCCACATAATGTAGAAAGGTTTCACAAACATGGAAATATCACGTGAAATGTAAAAACACATTAAATTATCATCAACCACCATTACTCTCCATTGAATGCCAGTCTACGGGTGAAAAAACACATGCTTTCCTGTTCCATACAAAAGAGGGGAAAAGTTCCCACATGATAATGTGGGAGGAGCTTCCAGAGCTCCTTTAACCACTTCAAGTGCCACTGATGCGCTCAGAAAATTTCTTTTGAGATCCTTCCATAGTTGataaatcagattaaaaagACTGCCAAAATTGGGAACCCTTTGGGAATTCCAGCACCAGATCAGTTTTAGGCCAAAAACAAAGTCATCTTTTTTTAGAGGTAACAACTAGGTGCTTTTTACTGGGCAACAGCAGAATGTAATAAATGTATTTTGCAAACCAGTGGCAGAAATGACAAGGACATATTTATGACAACTATAtcggaaaaaaaatatataagcgaTTTCGGCAAAATATAAGCAAGAGGCAtgcaaatgaatattttttcctaaaaaatcaaagcagaaaaagagagggaaataCAGCATGATATCAAATATGACACTGGTGACGAAAACCACTAAGGAACTGCCAAACATGGTGGTGAAACAGACAAGAATATATAGTGGACTCACATCTTTGAGGACAAAGTAGTCATGCAAGTTTGAACCAAAGGCTCAATGTTTGACAGTCCAAAATCGAATTTCTCAGCTATCCGCTCTAAATTCTCAACAGCAATCCTAGAAGCCATTTCATAGCCCTCAGCAACCCGAATGGGATGAATACCACGTTCCAACAGCCGCTCAGCCTGCTCCAAAAGTCCACCAGCCAAGACAACAACTCCAGTTGTGCCATCACCAATCTCATAGTCCTGACTCCGGGACAGTTCAACCATCAGCTTTGCAATTTGATTGTCAACATCCATCTGCTCCAAGATTGTTGCACCATCATTGGCTGACaacgaagaaaataaaaggtaaGAAACACCTCAAAAAGTGGCAGAATTTGCAAAGAAcaaaatctttttcattttttgttctcATGCACGCATCACAATGAAAGGAAAAGGACAAGATTAAAGGATCTAGAAATGACACATGACCACATAAAAGAACAATGAATATCGTAGAACCCATCTTTTTACGTGGATATCACTAATCACCAATCCATAATTCTAGAGCGTATAGACTCAATGGTCTAAGTGGGTTTAAAAGTACGGATTTCAGCTATTTCGTTACAAAGATTTTACACACAAAAGGCCTCTCAGAATATTGTTAAAAACGGGTTAAGTTCGTAGGTACCAGGGGAAAAGGTAATAACTGTAGGGAGCCCGGAGGGCTGAAACTCGACATAAAACTAGAGGAACTACTCAACTCTGTACCGGTCGATCCCTCTGCCATCCAAATCAAATCCTTCAACCATGGACAAATAACTTCACACAATTACACACACAGAGGTATACTTGttggaaatatgaaataaacGCACACGCTACTTCCTCACTGTCAGATTTCCATAGCACATAGATTGATCCGCAGAAGCAAAATCTCAAGAGTCACTTACCCTACTCAGGTAACCAACTAACTTGGAATCGTATATCAAGTATTTCATACAGAAATTAAAATACTCCAACTTCAAAATTCCCTaatcgcaaaaaaaaaaaaaaaaaacaaaaacagaaacctAGGAAATGTTCATAAACAGtcccaaaacccaaaacagagaaaaagaGTATAGTTTCAGTCCGAGAGAGCGACTAACTGATGGTGACGTCACCGTCGGGGCTCTGAAGCATCTTGTCCATGCCCTTGGGGCCGAGTGAGGTGCGGAGGATGCGAGCGACGGCTTTGCCTGAGGAAATGTTGGCCTTCTGAGCATCCAATCCTCTCAATCTGGTCTTCTGCTCCTGCTCCCTAATTATTATGAAGGGCCTTCCGAAGTCGTCGAAGGCCAGCGCCATTTCCCTCCTACTCCGATCTCTTTCTTCTCTGCTCTCTTATACCGCGGATAGGAATCAGAAAGAGAGATCAATGCAAGTGACGACTGAGTCTagatctaaaaacaaaaaaaatgtagcTGCAGAAGAAGCTTCAAGAAGAGCGTAGACTGTATACGAAGGGTGGGGGGTTTTACTGGCTCGCTCTCGTTCTTCTCCAAACCCTAACTAGTGTAGTTATAGCAATTCGTTTATGGCGTATGGATCTCGGGCTTTCTGTTCATGGGCCCCAGTTCATTTCCACTGTTATACACCTTTAAGGCCCATTGTTATTTCTGGATTTTCAATTACAGGCCCAGCCCACTATGAGCAGAGCGAATTCGCTCTCAAACATTTTCTATAATTCGGAAATACGTGTAGCCTATAGTatttaagataaatgatatttataatcgtgaaatGTACAagtgttatataatttttttgaaaaatgtgagtaaatatgagactcacatgataaattttttttttaataataaatctcattctttttaaaaaaagattgcGTTATGTATACGTACTTTACGCCTGTATCTATCGTTACACAATATTTAATATCTACCATGACGGATTTCATTGTCGagaatataatttctctcaCTTTGGCCAAACTCAACACATGATCTATTCCAAAGAAAACcttgaaaaattagaattaataattagttcatgaccataaaaaaaaaaaaaaaaaaaaactagtgaaCTGAAATCATCGATTGCCTTTTGCACACACCTTTGAAACAAccaatttaactaaaaatatcaaagcttaAACTGAAAAtagcaaatgaaaaaaagaaagaaaacaaaatctccACAACCAACGTCCCAGGCATGCATGGCTTTCCTCACACTTCGCAACCAATATTGTTACCCCGCACTGCATGCAAACCCATTAATGTTTCAatccctaaccctaacccaggCCTATATCAaccccctcccctccctcctcctcttccACAACCCTGCATGCAGTGATTCTCTATCCGCTTTTAGAGAACTACTGCATTTTCGTATAGTACTCGATCGTATACCTTCTTCGTTCAACACCCACATACGTACACACATCCAAAAGAGCCATTCcgtgcagctagctagctacctagtTTCCAGCAAAAATGGCACGCCAAATCGTCGTTCTTCTCCTAGTTATCTTTGCTGTTGTCGGGCTGGCTTTCGCCGAGACACAGACCCCAACCTCTGCACCTGCCCCAAACAACGACGATATTGGAAACACTGACGACGGAAGCAGTGGTAACGAGGTCGTTGCGGCCCCAGTCGGTGGACCTGTGTCTGCTGATGTTTTCCCTCCAACCGATGCTGAAGGTCCTGGGACAAATGCTAGTGGCGCTGCTGCCCTCAAGGCCTACGGCGTCGCTGGAACCTTGGTGGCTGGTGCTGTTGCTGGCTTctttagtttttattaattaattaatcaagcCGTAGTGCATAACCACCATTAATTGAGGCTTATTTTAAAAAGTGCTTGCTTAATCATTATGGTAATGCATGGATGTTTGTAATCtataattcaattcaacatgattttatatgcaGTGAGACATAAAATGGATTCcgaataaagaaaaatagaagtgTGGAAttcaaagcatgcatgcatgacatttttattttattttttgttagtatcTCAAAATTGTTAATTTGGTGGTCGCTTGATTAAAAAGTACTGATtccatgttctttttttttttttcttgggctaAAAATAActgtttcaaaattctagagtCAATCTTTTTCAGCTCTCTATCATAAGTCGCCATGTAGAAATCTTTTGGATccttaaattttatatacacTTCAATTTTGATTAGGGAAGGCTaagataatctaatatagagCTAGTAAGCTTCACAGTTGACTAATTCATGACTAGGTTTGTAAATGAATCAGTCTATTCGATAGCCCACTCGATATTCACCAGGTTAAACTCGAAACTAACTtgactcatgaaaaaaaaatcgccTGTGAAAGCAAATACCCGCtcaattagtaaatgacacatacctgaGAAAAATCAACTCGACTCAACTAAGGCTAGTTAAGGCCCGCTTGTTTATGTTCAAGTCGACTcattacactacaagaaatacaGGTACTTGCAGCGCACAAAATGGCCACAATAAGTAGCTATTTTCGCCGCAACGTagtattttcatcatttttttatggCCACAACGTAGCTGTGAAAGAAGCGCCACAAAAAATATCTtgcaacattttatatatatggtcacAAATAGTGAAGCATTTAGCGGCAGTTAATATTGTTGCtaattgatgggaaccaaggtgggcctagtcttaaagatcctatgcaagttctagatgggccaattacaataTCAAGAActaagaagatcaatgaagtaaTGCAAAGATTggtacaatccacttgggacgagtctagcaagggccgaatattcaagatgggctcgagagaaggagatccagtgatcatccacgtgatacaagctataGAAGAGTGCAATACATattagggcctattattatgattatatgATTGAAAgccttggacttgtttatttcattaaatgaccctattttattagttataggaattagtctaaaataattgggtttgaagatgcttggcccacatgtcttatttcttatgaactaaggTTTTTGAGAAggtcttgtattttggccaatggcttatttgaaaagttactttttaggaactagggtttaaaaAGGTACTGTAgtcgagttactgtagccgtagaactattcatccaggggtatttttggaagaaatggttttagtttggttagggttttaattaggtttttgtttaaatactctttatagcctcaagttaagaaatttatgaaatttgatgaatttattcattgtgagttgagtttactcatcttgttcttggttgaacttttgaacttatcaaaggtaaattacaacctttgtgacgttcctccttgtaatctgagttcttgaaatagattcttcaacgggtctagattttaatataatctaggttcttgaaacgactTCTCAACAAGTCtaagttctccatccattgacttaattttgggtttcttaggtgagttttcaaattgattatagATTCAAAAGATTCCACTCTCATGAGTTCATATCACTAATACATATTATGTTGGCCGCAAAAACTATAGACGGTAAGCAATAAGAGCCTTTACCGACCAAAGTGAAGCCATCACAAAACTTAAATTGAAGTCGCAAATGTCAAATGCACTTCTGACAAAAAAACATTAGTCGCAAATATGTATTAGCATCAACATAAGTGCAACCTTATTTCTGACGACATTATGTGGTctatatttagttattttggtTACAATTGTTGTCGCAAAATGTTTCCTAAACTACCAAATTTTTGCAAAAATATGCAATGTCCCTTTTTTCATCCACTTTCAAGAGCAAAATTTTTTCACATTTGTATCTGAAGTCTTTTGAGCTTGAAAAAAACTGGACacaaataaatttctaaattaacAATTCATTGTCCATCTAGTGATGAGTATGTTTTAGCAACCTAATTATGAATACATCTGTCCATTTAGTGATGAATAAATCTGCCAATAATCTGAAAGGCAATGCTTAAGCATGCAATTGGGTAAAGATGTAATGAAAAATCACTCATATATATGTCAGTAACTTCAGTACTATCATTTATATTCCAAGCATtctatccatatttttttttaatgaagcaTCCCATGTATCAAGCATAAAAAGCAGTCCAACATTAAAGTTCAGAGcccataaaaaaatgaaaattcagaCAGCAACAACAAATAACTAGAAAAAACATAAGGAAGGTAGCCTAGAATAATCCATACGAATAAGACCTTTCAACCTGGAGGAGAATCCCCCAAGCTATTCCAAACAAGATTAGACCCTTCCGCCCCTTGTTTAGCCAACCAGTCTGCCACTTGATTTCCTTCtctgaaaatatgttttatggagCAGGTCATGGACACCCTGATCTCATTGATTTCCTCCCAGAAGTACTCCAAGTACCACACCCCGCATCTTCTTCGGTTCCCCCATGAGACTACAGTTAAAGAATCATgttcaatttcaacaaaatttaaattcaaagaaatgCAAACCTTGAGACCATGAATAAGGGCTAGTAATTTAGCTTTATTGTTAGATCCAACTCCAACATGAGAAGCAAAAGCGTGGACCAGTTTGCCATGATCGTCTCTAATGATACCACCCACACCAAAAGATCCTGGATTGTCAAAACTGctaccatctgtattcaatttgaACCAACCAGTCTGAGGTTTTGTCCAAGCAACTAAACTGCACCTACGAGCTGTAAGGGTGACAATAGAAATATTTAACCATTGAAGCACCTGCACATCAAAATTAGACAAACTAGAAACCAAGATATCAATCCAGTGTTTAATGGAATGCAATAGATCGGGTAAAGAGACACTAAGACCCTCCATACGTGCTGAACATCTTCTCCTCCAAAGTCTCCAAGTGATAATCATCGAGATGACCCCTATAACTAAACCCAATTGAGTAAAGGATTTTGCACGATGAAACCAATAGGACACCATATCCTTCCATGTTCTGCCAATATGGACACCAAACATGACTCCAAAGAACTGCCACACCTTATGCGGTAACTCACCTTCAAACAGAACATGGTTCAGATCTTCATAGTGCCCAACAAGACAGTAACAATCACACCGAGAGACTATCAGAATACCAATACGGCGGAGACGATCATCATCGCTTAAAGCCGAATACCAAGCCTTCCACATAACAATAGACATTTTTAGCGGAATCACCTTATGCCACACCCAGGGATGCCAATCTAAATGCGATCCCCTGATGCAATCACAGTCCCAAGCCGATTTAGtagaaaaacaaacattatcAGATTGAGTCCAAATAAGAACATCCGAACTAGTCTTACAAGTGGCTAGAGTGTccaagatatcatcaacattTTTCGGGCCAACTCACCccataataaaatctacatcccAACTATCATTTAATTTGCATTCTTTAACGCGCAAAAAAGGGGAGCTCATTCAAGTCATATGATCAATGAGGGGCCCACGGTCTTGCCATTtgtcatgccaaaaaaaaacatttctatcCTTAATCCTCCATTTCGCATTATTCATGACAAGGGGCATACTtctaataatcattttccaaaatctggaACCCTTATTAGGATCAATAAGGGTTCAAGGCTTAGCCCCcatatatttatctttaaagaAATTAGCCAAAAGAGAGTTACCTTGAATTAAATTCCAAGCAAATCTCATGTGAAGGGCTTTTTGCATGTTGTCAAGGTGTCTCAAACCGAGGCCACCTTCCTCTAAAGGTTTGCAAATGTTATTCCAAGAAacccatttttttccctttaccATTTGCCTCCTCCCAGAAAAAGGTACTCATCGACGGTGTAGCTCTTTGATGATTGATTGAGGGACCTGCAAAACGGCAAATAAATAAAGAGGCATATTAGATAACACATGCTGTAATAAAATCAGTCTACCACCTGCAGATAATAGTTTCATTTGCCAACCACTTATTTTCTTGCGCACTTTAGTCAACATTTCCTCCATATGCGTGTGTTTGAGTCTACCCAAGACGATAGGGACCCCCAAATATTTGAAGGGGAAAGAGCCTTCCGAAAAACCAGTTCTCTGCATGATCTCCCTCTTACGAGACAAGAAATATGTTTAGAGAGGAACAAGGCCGTCTTGTCTTTGTTGATACTTTGTCTTGACCAGCTCTCATAATGTTAAAGCACCTTTAAGAGCTCCCTAATGGATCTCATGCTACCATTTGTGAAATTaccacatcatcagcatacattaaATGGGAAATAATAGTAGTACCTCTGACTTGAGAGAATTGACCGAAACAATTTGCCCCCACGCTCTGTTTGATCAGCCTTGAAAGCACTTcttgtaaaatgatgaacaaataAGGGGACAGAGGATCCCCCAGTCTCAATCCCTGACCACCATGAAAGAAACATTTCTTAGTACCGTTCATCATGATAGAATACCAAGGAGTAGAAATACACTCCCGAATTAGAGTACCGACCTGAGAAGTGAAACCAAAGCAATGAAGGACCTCTAGTAAAAAATTCCAATAGACTCAGTCATAAGCTTTAGTCAGGTCCACTTTGAGCATAATATTCCCACcatgagattttttattgatggAGTTAACCATCACCTAGGTGAGATTGATGTTTTCAAATATGCTCCTACCCGGGAGAAAAGCACCCTATTCCAGAGAGATCATCCTTGGAAGAAAACCAGACAACCGGTTAACAATAATTTTGGAGCAAATTTTGTAGAAAACTTAGCAGAGGCTAATATGCCTGAATTTGTCAAAGCACGTGGGGTTATCTAACTTAGGGATCAAAACAAGATAAGAGGTGGAAAAAAATCTCAAgatttgtttataaataaagaaatccGAAACAGCATCCGAGACATCAAATTTCGCAATCTCCCAACAACTTTTAAAAAAGCCCGAACCAAAGCCATCCAACCCCGGGGCACTGTTAGGAGGGATGGAAGACACTACATCCAAAATTTACTCCATATTGGGCATTGAATAAAGACGGTCACAGTCTTCCTCCAAAATCACTGGGGATATTAAGTGAGACAAATTTGGAGTCTCTCTAGGAGGTTCCTCTCGAAGGAAATTAGTAAAAAACTCAGAGGCCCCTTAGTGAATTTGTTCTGGCGACTCATAAACTATACCGGAGGGGGACCTCATATCAAGAACTCTTTTACTCCTTTTATTAGCTAAGACGGCATGAAAAAATTGGGAATTACGATCCCCATCCACTTGTCTCTTTAGTTTGGCCAATTGAGCTAGGCGAATGTCTTCTCTGCATCGCCAAGAGACCAATTGAGTCAAAGCAATGAGAAGCTCCCTATCCGTCTCCTCATCCCAAC includes these proteins:
- the LOC108990802 gene encoding uncharacterized protein LOC108990802, which translates into the protein MARQIVVLLLVIFAVVGLAFAETQTPTSAPAPNNDDIGNTDDGSSGNEVVAAPVGGPVSADVFPPTDAEGPGTNASGAAALKAYGVAGTLVAGAVAGFFSFY
- the LOC108990809 gene encoding T-complex protein 1 subunit epsilon, yielding MALAFDDFGRPFIIIREQEQKTRLRGLDAQKANISSGKAVARILRTSLGPKGMDKMLQSPDGDVTITNDGATILEQMDVDNQIAKLMVELSRSQDYEIGDGTTGVVVLAGGLLEQAERLLERGIHPIRVAEGYEMASRIAVENLERIAEKFDFGLSNIEPLVQTCMTTLSSKIVNRCKRSLAEIAVKAVLAVADLERKDVNLELIKVDGKVGGKLEDAELIYGIVVDKDMSHPQMPKKIEDAKIAILTCPFEPPKPKTKHKVDIDTVEKFQTLRVQEQKYFDDMVQKCKDVGATLVICQWGFDDEANHLLMHRNLPAVRWVGGVELELIAIATGGRIVPRFQELTPEKLGKAGLVREKSFGTTKDRMLYIEHCANSRAVTIFVRGGNKMMVEETKRSIHDALCVARNLIRNNSIVYGGGSAEISCSIAVEAAADRYPGVEQYAIRAFADALDSIPMALAENSGLQPIETLSAVKSQQIKENNSYCGIDCNDAGTNDMREQNVFETLIGKQQQILLATQVVKMILKIDDVISPNEY